The following are encoded together in the Coffea eugenioides isolate CCC68of unplaced genomic scaffold, Ceug_1.0 ScVebR1_3525;HRSCAF=4751, whole genome shotgun sequence genome:
- the LOC113758037 gene encoding uncharacterized protein LOC113758037, producing MSYESLKHIGSRTASTFREVAEILGLLKTDDSAEQCLLEVVSFQMPYTLRHLFALILVHVVPPNPMLLWQKFEPYLSEDISKEKSLSPEQTRLKVLQLIDSHQQYMGKHLADFKVPVPNTDDFSTQRDTQEIEAELDIKVSTEDIASVALLNAHQRSAYIKIINSIDNDIPGAFFIDGSGETSKTFLYKALLATVRSKGEIALATASCGVAASILPGGRTAHSQFKIPIDENNDSGCNVNKQSNCARLVKQAILIIWDEATMAQKYAIKCFDKLLRDIMDSDTVFGGKVVVFGGNFCQTSPVVVKGYKEDYISASLVKSYVWNHLEKLHLVENMRAYLDKPFSEFLLLYLVLMTPE from the coding sequence ATGTCTTATGAAAGTCTAAAACACATCGGCTCGAGAACAGCTTCAACTTTTAGAGAAGTCGCAGAAATTCTAGGCTTATTAAAGACTGATGATAGTGCAGAACAATGTTTACTTGAAGTTGTATCATTCCAGATGCCTTATACTCTGCGTCACTTATTTGCTCTCATTCTGGTCCATGTAGTACCTCCCAATCCAATGTTGCTATGGCAGAAATTTGAACCATACTTGTCTGAAGATATTTCTAAAGAAAAGTCTTTATCACCTGAGCAGACAAGACTAAAAGTTCTCCAACTCATTGACTCTCATCAGCAATATATGGGCAAACATCTTGCTGATTTCAAGGTACCTGTCCCTAACACTGATGACTTTTCCACTCAAAGAGACACACAAGAAATAGAGGCTGAGTTGGACATCAAAGTTTCTACTGAGGACATAGCATCAGTTGCTCTTCTCAATGCTCATCAACGATCTGCTTATATTAAAATCATCAATAGCATTGACAATGACATACCAGGAGCTTTTTTTATAGATGGGTCAGGAGAAACAAGCAAAACATTCTTATATAAGGCTTTACTGGCAACTGTGAGGTCTAAAGGTGAAATTGCATTAGCCACAGCATCATGTGGTGTTGCTGCTTCTATTCTTCCGGGAGGACGTACAGCCCACTCGCAATTTAAGATTCCAATTGATGAGAATAATGACAGTGGCTGTAATGTTAACAAACAAAGTAACTGTGCAAGATTGGTCAAACAAGCCATACTAATCATCTGGGACGAAGCAACAATGGCCCAAAAATATGCTATTAAGTGCTTTGACAAGCTACTAAGGGATATAATGGACTCAGATACAGTATTTGGTGGCAAGGTTGTCGTATTTGGTGGCAACTTTTGTCAGACATCACCTGTTGTCGTCAAAGGATACAAAGAAGATTACATTTCTGCTAGCTTGGTAAAATCTTATGTTTGGAACCATCTTGAAAAACTCCACCTGGTTGAAAACATGCGTGCATATTTAGATAAACCATTCTCagaatttcttttactttaccTTGTTTTGATGACTCCAGAATAG